Within the Paracoccus everestensis genome, the region TGGGGCAGTCCTGCGATCGCGTCGCGGAACTGTTCGGCCACATCGGGGAAACTGGCGGCGGCGTGGTGGATTTCGCCGCGATGAACCAGGCCTTCCTCCAGCAGCGCGAAGATTTCCACGTTGTCCAATGCGCCGTCGCGGTCGTCATCCACCTGGCCTTCGGGCGACAGATCCAGGCCATACCAGACCGGGATCTGATGCCCCCACCAAAGCTGGCGGGAAATCGTCCAAGGCTCGATATTCTCAAGCCAGTTGAAATACACCTTCTTGTGCTGTTCCGGCAGGATCTCGGTCCGGCCCGTGCGCACGGCATCAAGCGCAGGACCCACGATGCGGGCGGTGTCCACGAACCATTGGTCGGTCAGCATCGGCTCGATCACCACGCCGGACCGGTCGCCAAAGGGCTGCATGATCGGCTTGGCATCGACCAGGGGGCGGCGTTCCAGATGTTCGGCGCCCGTATCCTTGTCGATTTCCTTGTGCAGCCAGGTGACGGACAGCCGTTCTGCATTGATCTGGTCAACCACCCGCCGCCGCGCCTCGAGCCGGTCAAGGCCGCGCAGATCCTCGGGCACCAGGTTCACGTCGGACACGTCCCCCACATCCTCGCCCCGCGCGGCGCGGGTCGCGATGGCGGCGCTGTCGGCATAGGACAGCCCGTCCGCGCGCATCGCGCCCTTGCTGTCCATCAGCGCGTACAGCGGGATGTTGTTGCGCATCGCCACGCCATAGTCGTTGAAGTCATGCGCGCCGGTGATCTTGACCGCGCCCGACCCGAAATTCGGATCGGGATATTCGTCCGTGATGATCGGGATCAGGCGGCGGTGTTCCTTTGGCCCCACCGGAATCTCGCACAGCTTGCCGACGATGGGGGCATAGCGGGCATCGTCGGGATGGACCGCCACCGCGCCGTCGCCCAGCATCGTCTCGGGCCGGGTCGTCGCAATGGAGATATAGTCGCGCACCTCGCGCAGCGTGACGTTCCCGTCGGCGTCCCGTTCGACATATTCATAGGTTTCGCCGCCCGCCAGCGGATACTTGAAATGCCACATATGGCCGGGAACCTCGCGGTTCTCGACTTCCAGGTCGCTGATCGCGGTTTCGAAATGGGGATCCCAGTTCACCAGCCGCTTGCCGCGATAAATGATGCCCTTGTTGTAAAGATCCACAAAGACCCGTATCACCGCGTCGTGGAAATTGCCTTCCTCGCCCGCAGGCGCGCCGGGGGCGCCCGACATGGTGAAGGCATTGCGCGACCAGTCGCAGGATGCGCCAAGCCGCTTCAACTGGTTGATGATCGTGTCGCCGGATTCCCCCTTCCACCGCCAGATCTCGTCGGTGAAGTCCTTGCGGTCCCAGTCGCGGCGGGGCGGCTTGCCCTCGGATGCCAGCTTGCGTTCCACGACCATTTGGGTCGCGATGCCCGCATGGTCCTGGCCCGGCTGCCACAGCGTGTCAAAGCCGCGCATCCGGTGCCAGCGAACCAGGATATCCTGCAGCGTGTTGTTGAAGGCATGGCCGATATGCAGGCTGCCGGTGACGTTCGGGGGCGGGATCATCACGGTGAATGTTTCCGCGCGCCGGGCATTGGCACCCGCCGCAAATGCGTTCCGACGTTCCCATTCCGCGCCGATCCGCGCCTCGGCGGCGGTGGCGTCAAAGCTTTTGTCCATGCTCATCTTGGCAGATCCCCTTCGCTTGGAAACGGGATTAGCGAAAGCAGGGGCAAAGGCCAAGGGTTACGGCATGGACCTATGCCGGGGATCGTTTCTCGTCCGCGGCGCGCCAATGGGCCAGATGGTCGGCAAGCGCCTTGCGAAAGGCCGGGCGGTCGGTGGCACGTTCCGCATAGGCCGCAAGGCCGTGCAGGTCGTCCAGCAGCCCGTTCTGCGCCGGGATGCGCAGGATGTCGGCCATCAGCAGGTCGGCCACGGTAAAGCCGTCCCCCATCAACCAGTCCTTCCCGCCCAGGGCCGCCTGCAACTGGCCCAGCCGCTGGCGCAGCAAGGGTTCGCGCCGGGCGGCGCCAGCCTCGTCCTTGTCAAAGAACTTGGGAATGATCCAGGCCATGGCAAAGGGTTCGACGCTGTTCAGCGCGGCGATCAGCCATTGCTGCACCTGCGGGCGCTGCGCATCCGGCATCAGAACCGTGCCTTCGGACAGATGCAGCAGGATCGCGCCCGATTCGAACAGGGTCAGGTCGCCTTCGCGGATGAACGGCACCTGCGCAAAGGGCTGCCGTGCGATGTGATCGGGCGATTTTTCCCGCAGCGGCACGGTTTCGACCTGATAGGGCCGCCCCAATTCCTCGAGCAGCCAGCGGACGCGGATGTCGCGCACAAAGCCGCGCGGGAAATCCGGCACCCAGTCATAGGTGGTCAGGACCAGGGTCATTCCGTTGTCTCCAACGGGCCGACCACGGCGAACCAGGCGCCCTGCGGATCCGTGGCCACCGCAATATGGGCGCCGCCCGGAACCGGGGTCGGCCCGTTCTGGACAGTGCCCCCTGCGTGGCGAATGCGCCCCACCGCGTCATTGACGCCGTTGACCCCGAAATAGGCCAGCCAGCAAGGCCGGGGCGCGTTGCCCAGGCCCATCATGCCGCCGATGTCCCCGCCGTCATGGCGGAACAGCTGGTATGTGCCCATCGCGCCCATGTCCATGGCCTCGCCCGCCGTCCAGCCGAAAACCCCGGCATAAAAGGCAAGGCCCGCCGCCGGGTCGCTGGACATCAACTCGGTCCAGTTGGCGTGCCCGGCCTTTTGCTGGTCGAAGGCCTGCGTTGCACGGCCATCGTCCATCGGCAGGGGCGCGAGGATGCCGAAAGCCGCGCCCTGGGGGTCCGCGGCCACGGCAAAGCGCCCGGTGCCGGGGATGTCGGCGGGTTCGCGGAATATCCGCCCGCCCGCCGCGCGGATATCGGCGGCCGCCCGGTCCGCGTCATCGACCCCGAAATACAGCGTCCATGCCGGCGGCATCCCGGAAACATCGTCCGGCATCTCCATCAGCCCCGCCACCATGCCGCCATCGGTGCTAGCAAGGCGATAGGTGAACCCCGCCATCCCGCTGTCGGCGACCCGCCAGCCCAGCACCGAGGCATAGAACTCGCCCGCCGCCGCCAGTTGCCCGTGCGCGGTCGCAAGTTCGAACCACACGGGATGGCCATGTATCCTTGCCATGGTCCTTACCCCCTGCTGTCGAAGACCGGCGTGAAACCGCCCCAGAACATCCGCATCCCGTCAAAGGGCATATCCGGCATATCCTGGCCCTCCATCTCGGATTCCATCTTGCGGGCCGCCTCGTCGCAGGTCGCGCGGTCGGGCCATTCGATCCAGGCAAAAACGGGCACCTCGCCCTCTCTTGCATCGGCGGCACGATAAAAGTCGGTCTGCTTGCCACGGGGCACATCGGCGCCCCAGCATTCGGCCTGATAAAGGGCGCCCATCCGCTGGAACATGGCGCTCGCGCTGTTGGCCATGTCGATATAGGCCTGCTTGCTGGTCTCGGGCGCGGCGAGGACAAAGCCCTGGACATAGCTGCCGGGCCTGCTTTCGCCCACCTGAACGACCGGGTCGAAGCCGCCCCAGAACATGCGCTTTCCGTCGAACGGCATTTCTGGCATCTCGGGCAGGTCGCTGCCGTCCTCCATGCTGGCCCAGGCCGCGTCGCAGGTTTCCCTGTCAGGCCATTCGACCCAGGAAAACAGCGGCACCTCGTCCTTCCGGGCCTGGGTCGCGCGATAGAAATCGGTCTGCTTGCCGTGCCGCACATCCGTGCCCCAGCATTCCACCATGCGCAGCGCGCCGCGTTCTTGAAACCAAGGCCAGCCTGCCTTGGCATGGGCGATGAACGCGTCTTTGTTGGCGGCAGGGACGGCTGCAACGAAACCGGAAACATAGGTCATGGGAACTCCTCCGCTCTGGGCATCGCGGCCCCGAATGCGACTCAGCGTCGCAGTTGCAGTATTAAAAAGCAACTGATAGTCTCGGGCATGTCCAAAGACCGCAAAAAACCGCGCATCCGCTATGACGAGGGATGCCTTGCCGCCCACGCGCTGAACATCATGGGCGACCGCTGGGCGCTGCTGGTCGTGCGCGAACTGATGCTGGCGCCCAAGCGGTTCCAGGCGATTCGCCACGGGCTGCCCGGCGTCACCGCGGCGGTCCTGACGCAGCGGCTGGGGCAGTTGGCAGAGGCGGGCGTCATCACGCATGGCGACGGGCTGTATGCCCTGACCGATTCGGGACGCGGGCTGATGCCAGTCTTGCAGGCCATGTGCCGCTGGGGTGCCGCGCATCCGGGACATGATCCGCGCCGTTTCATCAGCCCGACGGCCTTGGTGATTTCCATGACGGCGATGATCCGCCCGACGGACAGGCAGGTGACGGCGGCCCTGACGATGGGGTCCGAGGCGTTCACGCTGTGTCTGACGGGCGGCATCCTGCACCCCAGGGCAGGGGCGGATGCGTCGGATTTCACGCTGTCGGGAACGGGCAATGCCCTTGCGCGGGCGGTCTATGGCCCGGTGCTGCTGGCCGATCTGGCGCGGGACGGGTCCATCGGGCTGGCGGGCGATGCGGGGGCGGCCCAGGGTTTCGTGGACCTGTTCCGGTTGCGTTAAACCGTCCGGTCAAGTTTCGTGGTCAGATGGATCAGGCTTTCCTGCGACCGGATGCCGTCGATGGCACCGATGCGGTCCAAGACCTCGTCCAGTTCGGCGGTCGAACCGCTGACGATCTGCACCAGCAGGTCGATCCGCCCGCTGGTCGTGTGGATGCGTTCGACCTGTGGCATCGACTTCAGCCGCGACAGGATGGCGGGCTGGCTGCGCGGCTCGATCGCCAGCATGACGGTGGCGCGGATGCGGCCCCCCTTCGCGACATCGCCCAGGCGCAGGGTGTATCCGGCGATGGCACCCGATGTTTCCAGCCGTTCCAGCCGCGCCTGCAGGGTGGACCGCGCCACCTTCAGCCGCCGCGCCAGCACGGCGATGGAGGTGCGGGCATCCTGCGACAGCAGCGCCACGATGTTGCGATCCAGATCATCCACCGGCTTGGTCCATGCTTTCGTCAAAACGTCATAAGTTTCGTCATAGTAACCGGCAGAAGATGCAGTTCTAGGCTTTTCATCGGTGAAACTGGAACCCAAAAGCGCCATTCTGGGATCCGGACATTCCATCTGTCGCCCGACCATCTTGCTGCCACATCGAACGCGCGAAAGGATCCCACAGAATGGGAACTCAGAAGACCGTCTGGAACAATCCGGCCGAGATCATCCGCCATCTTCAGCCGGACCATCCGGTGATGGCTTTCGCGCCCACCGTGCTGCAGGACCGGGCGCGGCAGTTCCTGAAGGGCTTTCCGGGCCTGGTGACCTATGCCGTGAAATCCAACCCGGACGAGGCGGTGATCCAGAACCTGGTGACCGCGGGTATCCAGGGCTTCGACGTGGCCTCGCCGTTCGAGATCGACCTGATCGGCCGCCTGGCCCCCCGCGCCGCGCGCCATTACCACAACCCCGTCCGTTCGCAGCGAGAGATCGCCCATGCCGTGCACGAAGGCATCCTCGCCTGGTCGGTGGACAGCCGCAGCGAGCTGGACAAGCTGTTCGAACAGGTGCCGACCCATGTGGACGGGCAGGGGGTCGAGATCTCGCCCCGCTTCAAGCTGCCTGTGCTGGGCGCGGCTTATGACTTCGGATCAAAATTCGGCGCGACGCCGGACCTGGCAGTCGAGTTGCTGCGGCTGGTGGCGGAACGGGGCTATGTTGCCTCGCTGACCTTTCATCCGGGCACGCAATGCACCGACCCGATTGCCTGGGAAAGCTATATCCGCGTCGCACGCGAGATTTGCGATGCGGCGGGCGTCCAGGCACAGCGGCTGAACGTGGGCGGCGGCTTTCCGTCGCACCGGGTGGTGGGGGTGGAACCCGACCTGGAATCGATCTTCACGGAAATCGGCGACACGGTGACGGAATGCTTCGGCGACAACGCCCCCGCACTTGTCTGCGAGCCGGGCCGGGGCCTTTGCGCCGACGCCTATGCGCTGATCACCCGCGTCAAGGGCGTACGCGACGGCACCAACGTGTTTCTGAACGACGGCGTTTATGGCAGCTTGGCGGAATTGCCGATCATCGGCAATATCGACCGGATCGAGGTGCTTACCCCGCAAGGCAAGCCCCGCACAGGCGAGCGCAACGGCCGCGTCATCTTTGGCCCGACCTGCGATTCGGTGGACCGCCTGCCGGGCGAACTGACCCTGCCCGACGACATCGCCGAGGATGATTACGTCATCTTCCACGGCGCGGGCGCCTATTCGGTGGTGACCAACACCCGCTTCAACGGCTTTGGCGCCATGACCCGCGCGACCGTGATGGGCTTCGAATAAAGGCTTTTACCTTGGCCTGAATATCCCACAGGGGGCTCGGGGGACGTGAAGTCCCCCGGCCTCAGGCAACCGCACCCAGATCCAGCGGTTCCACATCAAGCGCCAAACACACCGCCAGGGTCAGGTCGGGCCGGTTCAGCGTATAGAAATGCAGCCGGTCCGCGCCTCCGTCCAGCAGGGCGCGGCACAGGTCGACGCAGACCCGTTCCGACACCGCCCGTTCTGCCGCCGGTCCCTCGGCTGCGGCTTTCGAAAACGCTTCCTCCGCCCAGCCCGGCACGCTGGTTCCGCAAGTCGCAGCGAACCGCTTGGCGCCCGCCCATCCCTGGATCGGCAGGATGCCGGGAATGACCGGCGCCTCGATCCCCGCTGCCGCGCATCGGTCGCGGAACCGGAAGAACGTGTCTGCGTCAAAGAAGAACTGCGTGATCGCACTGGTGGCGCCCGCGTCGATCTTGCGCTTCAGCCAGAAGACATCGGCGTCCCCGCCGCTGCTGTCGGGATGGGGTTCGGGATATGCCCCCACCCGGATCGTCATGTCGCCCCGCGCGGCGATCGCGCCGATCAGTTCGACGGAATCGGCAAAGCCGTCGGGATGCGGGGTAAAGCGGTCCTGTCCCTTCGGCGCATCGCCGCGCAGGGCCACGATTTCCCGGATCCCGGCGTCGGCATAGGCCTGCACGATTTCCATCGTCTCGGTCCGGGTGGCTTCGACGCAGGTCAGGTGGGCGGCGACCGGGATGCCGTAATGGCGGTGGATGGTCGTGACCGCCTCATGCGTCAGCTTGCGGGTGGTGCCGCCCGCGCCATAGGTGACGGACACGAAATCGGGGGCCAGCGGCGCCAAGGCCCGCGCGGTTTCCCACAGCCGGAAGGACGCGTCCAGCGTCTTCGGCGGAAAGAACTCGAAACTGATCTTGGGGCGGGACATGGTGATTCCTCTGGCTTTCGCCGCTTGTGCCACGCGTGCCTCCGTGAGACAAATTCATAATCCTCAAGATCAACATGAGCCTGTCTCACAATGCATCTGGAACTGCGCCACCTGCGCACCGTTCGCGCAATCCACGAACAAGGCGGCCTTGCCCGCGCGGCCGAGGTTCTGAACATCACGCAATCTGCCTTGTCCCATCAGGTCAAGGCACTGGAGGAACAGGCGGGCGTCGATCTGTTCGTCCGCCGCGCCAAGCCCATGCGCTTGTCGCCTGCAGGGATGCGCCTGCTGCGCCTGGCCGAACAGGTGCTGCCGATGGTCCAGGCCACCGAGGCCGAATTCAAGGGCGTCGAGGCGGGCCGCATCGGGCGGCTGCATATCGCCATGGAATGCCACGCCTGCTTCGACTGGCTTTTGCCGGTCCTGGACATCTTTCGCCGCGCCTGGCCCGAGGTTGACCTGGACATCCGCCAGCGGCTGGCCTTTGGCGCGCTGCCCGCCCTGGCCCGGCAAGAGGTCGACCTGGTGATCTCCTCGGACCCCGAGGAGATGGCGGGGGTGACCTATCAGCCGTTGTTCGATTATTCGCCGACGCTGGTGGTGCCCGCCGATCACCCGCTGGTCGAAAAGGGTTTTGCCGACCCGCCCGACCTAGCCGGGGAAACGCTGATCACCTATCCCATGGACCGTGCGCGACTGGATGTCTTCAGCCAGTTCCTGACGCCTGCCGGGGTGGAGCCCGCGCGGCAACGGACCGTGGAACTGACCGCCGTGTCGCTGATGCTGGTGGCATCCGGGCGGGGCGTGGCGGTGATGCCCGACTGGGTTCTGCGCCGCGAATCCGCCAATGCGGAAATCGCCATGCTGCCCCTGACCCGCGGCGGGATCATCCGGCGGCTTTACGCGGCGGTGCGATCCGAGGATCTGGCACAGCCCTATATGGCCCATGTCCTGCGCCTGTCGCGCACCGAGCCGCTGCGAATGCTGCGCGGCGCCGCCGCCTGAAGCCCTTGCGCTTCACATTCCCCCCGCTTGCCCCTATGACGCGCCCCAACCCCTTTCCGGAGCATCCCATGGCAAGCGCCAATCTGAACGTCATGATCAAGGCCGCCCGCAAGGCCGGGCGCAGCCTGGTCAAGGATTTCCGCGAGGTCGAGAACCTTCAGGTCAGCGTCAAGGGCGCGGGCGATTTCGTCAGCAAGGCCGACCAGGAGGCCGAGCGGATCATCAAGGAGGAACTGCGCGGCGCGCGTCCGAACTATGGCTGGCTGGGCGAGGAAACCGGCGAGGATGCGGGCGAGGATCCGACACGCCGCTGGATCGTCGATCCGCTGGACGGGACCACCAATTTCCTGCACGGGCTGCCGCATTGGGCGATCAGCATTGCCCTGGAACACAAAAAGGAAATCGTCGCCTCCGTGATCTTCGACGCGGCCAAGGATGAACTGTTCGTGGCCGAAAAGGGGGGCGGAGCCTTCATGAACGACCAGCGGCTGCGCGTGTCGGGGCGCAGGCGCCTGGACGAATCGCTGTTCGCCACGGGCATCCCCTTTGCCGGGCGCGGCCCGCTGCCCGCCGCCTTGCAGGATCTGGCGCGACTGATGCCGTTGACGGCAGGGGTGCGGCGGATGGGGTCTGCGGCCCTCGACCTGGCCTATGTCGCGGCCGGGCGTTACGACGGATACTGGGAACGCGGCAACAAGCCCTGGGACGTTGCGGCGGGGATCCTGCTGGTGCGCGAGGCGGGCGGCTTTGTCGAAGGCATCCGCGACGGCGATGACCCGCTGGAATCGGGCCGCCTGATCGCCGCGAATACGCAGGTCTTCGAACCCTTGGCCAAGATCATCCGCGCGCGCGACTGAGTTGCAGGCTGTGCAAGGCCGGCTTGCCTTGACCTTGTGACACCGGGGGCGCATGGCGGGGATCGACCCCGGGAATGCGCCATGCCAAACGACCACGATGACCTGCCCTATGTCGCCTCGGCGGTTGTCGCCAAGACGCCGCCGCCGATACCGGCGGGCCTTGGCGGCAGGCAGGACCGCACAGGGCTGGCGATCATCCTGATGTGCGCGACCAGCCTGATCTTTGCAGGCCAGGACGCGTTTTCCCGCATCCTCGGGTCCGAATATCCGCCCCTGTTGATCGTGATGATCCGCTATTGGGTCTTTGCGGTCTTTGTGATCGCAATGGTCTCGCGCCAGCCGGGCGGCCTGCGCCGGGCGATCCGCACCCGGCGGCCCAGGACGCAAATCCTGCGCGGCGCGATCCTGGTGATCGAGACCACCATCATGATCGAGGCCTTCGTTCGCCTTGGCCTGGTCGGCACCCATGCGATCTTCACCGTCTATCCGCTGCTGGTCGCGGCGCTGTCAGGCCCGATCCTGGGGGAAAAGGTCGGCTGGCAGCGCTGGACGGCCATCGGCGTGGGCTTCGTGGGCATCCTGATCATCCTGCAGCCGGGCAGCACGGCCCTTGACCCGGGCGCGCTGCTGGCCTTCGCGTCGGCGCTGATGTTCGCGGTCTATGGGCTGCTGACAAGGCACGTGTCGCGCGACGATCCCGCGCAGGTCAGCTTTTTCTGGACGGGCATTGCCGGGGCTGTCACGGCCACGATCCTGGGGATTTGGCATTGGGAATGGCTGGCGCCGACCGACTGGATCTGGCTGGGACTTCTTTGCGTGCTTGGCACCCTGTCGCATTACCTGCTGATCCGCGCCTATGAACTGGCCGAGGCTTCGGCCCTGCAACCCTTCGCCTATACGCAACTGGTCTGGGTCAGCGTCATCGGCGTGCTCGTCTTTGGCGAGGTGCTGCACATGAACGTGGTGATCGGCGCAGTCATCGTGGTCGCGGCCGGGTTGTTCACCTTGTGGCGGACAAGGATCAGGGCAGCGTAGGATGCGTGCTTGCACGCACCATGGCCCCTGCGGATCGGTGCGTGACATCCACGCACCCTACCGGGCCGAGGCTTCCACCGCGACCGGTTGCCATCCCTCGGGCAGCCTTGGGCCGATAAAGGGCTTTTCCACGGGGCGCGCGGACAGTGCCAGGGTCAGCCGGGCCACGGGGGGCGGCATCAGTCCGCCGCCCGTCAGATCCCAGGTGGGGACAATGGGGGCGGGACGACCCAGGATGCGCGCGCGATAAACGGGCATCGCCTCGGTCACGCGCATGACATAGTTGCGGGTTTCGTCAAAGGGGATCAACTCGACCCATTCCACCGGATCGGCGTCGCGGCGCAGGTCGCCGAAGTCGCGCAGCCAGCGGGCCGGACGCCCCGGCCCGGCGTTATAGCCCGATGCCGTCAGCGCCGTCGATGCCCCGAAGCGGTCGCGCAGCCCCGCCAGATAGGCCGCGCCCAGACGCGCGTTATAAGCCCCGTCGGTGGTCAGGCGCGCTGCGGAATAGGGTTCGCGGATCCGGCGGGCCATCTGTTCGGCGGTGGCGGGCATCACCTGCATCAGCCCGCGCGCGCCCACCGGGCTGCGGGCTGCGGGATTGAATTCGGATTCCTGGCGCGCGATAGACAGCACCAGTTCCGGCGGCACCTCAAGGCCGGCATCCTGCAAGCCGGTCAGCGGGAAATGCGCGGCAGGGTGGATCAGCCCCTTGTCGGCGGCGCGTTTCGACAGGCGCAGCCCGTGCCAGGGCATTCCGGCCTCATACATCAGCCGGGCCATGCGCAGCGTGTCCTGCGGATCGGCGGTTTCCGACAGGTGCAGGAAGAACCGCTGCGCCTCGTCCGCCCGACCCGTCGCCAGCAGCCACAGCCCCGCCCGGAAGACGCCGTTGCCGCCCAAGGGGCTGGCGCGCCAGTCGGGCAGGGGACCGGGCGTGGCATAGTCGGCGGGCAGGGTCGCGCCGGTCCGCTCGGCTGCAAGCTGGCCGTAATAGGTGCCGGGCAGTTCCGCCGCCTTGGCAAAGGCCTTGTCCGCCGCCCCATCGCCTAGGGCTTCATGCGCGCGGCCCTGCCAATAGAAGGCGCGCGACCGGCTGATCTGGCTGCCGACCACGGTTTCCAGATGCCGGAAATTCGCAAGCGCGCGGTCCGCAGCCCCCGTCTTCAGCGCGGCAAAGCCCGCCAGCCATTCCAGATCCGCGTAATGGCGGTTGTCGGGCGGCAGGAAATGCGGGCGGGCCAGGGCCTCGGCCCGCGACCAGTCGCCGTTGCGCATGGCCAGGCGTGCATAATCCACCCGCATCGGCGCCCACACCGCCGGATCGCGCAAAGCATGGGCACTGGTGGATGCCTCCAGCATCAGCGCCTGCGCGCCTTCGTGCTGCTTGGCGCCGACCCGCCACAAGTAACGGTCCATGGTCAAGCCGGGATCGGTGCGCACATCGGCGGGCAGGGCCAGGATCAGGTCGTCCACGCCCGCGCGGCCCGCCTGCAAGGCGATGCGCGCCGCCAGCAGGGGCCCGTCGGGTTCGGACAGGCGCGGCACTAGGCGTTCGGCCTGCGCCCATTCCCGCCGGTCCAGCATCGCCACGGCCCGCGCGGTCATCAGAGGGGTCAGTTCAGGGCCGTGGGCGGCCAGGAACGCCGCCTCCTCGGTCGCGGTCAGGGGGACGGCGGTCCAGAAGCGGGCGCGTTCGGTCTTGGCGGCGTGCGGATCCAATGTGGCGAGATAGGCGTTTTCCGCCGCCAGCGTTTCGGGCAGGCGGTCCCCGAACCAGTCGCGGATGTCCTGCGGCGGCAGATCGGGACGCAGCTTGGCATCGCCTTGTTCCCGCAGCAGGGCAAGACCCGGCCAGTCGCCATTGGCCCGCACGAAGTCGATGTAATCGCCCGGCGTCCCATAGCCCGCGCGCAGGGCTTGCCAGCCGACAAGGGCTTCGGCCATCGGCCCGGACCTGCGGGCGGCATCGCGGGCCGTCACCCAGTCACGCGCATCCGCGGCAGACAGGGCAAGCGCCATTGCGCCCGCATCCTCGGCCCGCGCAGGGGCAAGGGTTGCAAGCATCAACAGCCCGGCGGCCACCATGTCGCGCATAAGTCGCATCACTGCCCTGTGTCGCCGTCCCATGCGTCCGACGCAATTCACAACCTTGGCAAGTTCCGATTGCCCCGTTAATCAGGCGCGCAATCCATACCCACCTGCCCATACCCACCTGCAAGGAAGCGTGTCATGTTCAAGGGATCCCTGCCCGCACTGGTCACGCCGTTCACCCCGGACGGCGAGCTGGACCTGGACACGCTGAAAAAGCTCGTCGAATGGCATATCGAACAGGGCAGCCATGGCCTTGTCCCGGTGGGCACC harbors:
- a CDS encoding Lrp/AsnC family transcriptional regulator, which produces MDDLDRNIVALLSQDARTSIAVLARRLKVARSTLQARLERLETSGAIAGYTLRLGDVAKGGRIRATVMLAIEPRSQPAILSRLKSMPQVERIHTTSGRIDLLVQIVSGSTAELDEVLDRIGAIDGIRSQESLIHLTTKLDRTV
- the metF gene encoding methylenetetrahydrofolate reductase [NAD(P)H] — translated: MSRPKISFEFFPPKTLDASFRLWETARALAPLAPDFVSVTYGAGGTTRKLTHEAVTTIHRHYGIPVAAHLTCVEATRTETMEIVQAYADAGIREIVALRGDAPKGQDRFTPHPDGFADSVELIGAIAARGDMTIRVGAYPEPHPDSSGGDADVFWLKRKIDAGATSAITQFFFDADTFFRFRDRCAAAGIEAPVIPGILPIQGWAGAKRFAATCGTSVPGWAEEAFSKAAAEGPAAERAVSERVCVDLCRALLDGGADRLHFYTLNRPDLTLAVCLALDVEPLDLGAVA
- a CDS encoding winged helix-turn-helix transcriptional regulator, translated to MSKDRKKPRIRYDEGCLAAHALNIMGDRWALLVVRELMLAPKRFQAIRHGLPGVTAAVLTQRLGQLAEAGVITHGDGLYALTDSGRGLMPVLQAMCRWGAAHPGHDPRRFISPTALVISMTAMIRPTDRQVTAALTMGSEAFTLCLTGGILHPRAGADASDFTLSGTGNALARAVYGPVLLADLARDGSIGLAGDAGAAQGFVDLFRLR
- a CDS encoding glutathione S-transferase family protein, with protein sequence MTLVLTTYDWVPDFPRGFVRDIRVRWLLEELGRPYQVETVPLREKSPDHIARQPFAQVPFIREGDLTLFESGAILLHLSEGTVLMPDAQRPQVQQWLIAALNSVEPFAMAWIIPKFFDKDEAGAARREPLLRQRLGQLQAALGGKDWLMGDGFTVADLLMADILRIPAQNGLLDDLHGLAAYAERATDRPAFRKALADHLAHWRAADEKRSPA
- a CDS encoding type III PLP-dependent enzyme encodes the protein MGTQKTVWNNPAEIIRHLQPDHPVMAFAPTVLQDRARQFLKGFPGLVTYAVKSNPDEAVIQNLVTAGIQGFDVASPFEIDLIGRLAPRAARHYHNPVRSQREIAHAVHEGILAWSVDSRSELDKLFEQVPTHVDGQGVEISPRFKLPVLGAAYDFGSKFGATPDLAVELLRLVAERGYVASLTFHPGTQCTDPIAWESYIRVAREICDAAGVQAQRLNVGGGFPSHRVVGVEPDLESIFTEIGDTVTECFGDNAPALVCEPGRGLCADAYALITRVKGVRDGTNVFLNDGVYGSLAELPIIGNIDRIEVLTPQGKPRTGERNGRVIFGPTCDSVDRLPGELTLPDDIAEDDYVIFHGAGAYSVVTNTRFNGFGAMTRATVMGFE
- a CDS encoding DUF1428 domain-containing protein: MTYVSGFVAAVPAANKDAFIAHAKAGWPWFQERGALRMVECWGTDVRHGKQTDFYRATQARKDEVPLFSWVEWPDRETCDAAWASMEDGSDLPEMPEMPFDGKRMFWGGFDPVVQVGESRPGSYVQGFVLAAPETSKQAYIDMANSASAMFQRMGALYQAECWGADVPRGKQTDFYRAADAREGEVPVFAWIEWPDRATCDEAARKMESEMEGQDMPDMPFDGMRMFWGGFTPVFDSRG
- a CDS encoding valine--tRNA ligase, which gives rise to MSMDKSFDATAAEARIGAEWERRNAFAAGANARRAETFTVMIPPPNVTGSLHIGHAFNNTLQDILVRWHRMRGFDTLWQPGQDHAGIATQMVVERKLASEGKPPRRDWDRKDFTDEIWRWKGESGDTIINQLKRLGASCDWSRNAFTMSGAPGAPAGEEGNFHDAVIRVFVDLYNKGIIYRGKRLVNWDPHFETAISDLEVENREVPGHMWHFKYPLAGGETYEYVERDADGNVTLREVRDYISIATTRPETMLGDGAVAVHPDDARYAPIVGKLCEIPVGPKEHRRLIPIITDEYPDPNFGSGAVKITGAHDFNDYGVAMRNNIPLYALMDSKGAMRADGLSYADSAAIATRAARGEDVGDVSDVNLVPEDLRGLDRLEARRRVVDQINAERLSVTWLHKEIDKDTGAEHLERRPLVDAKPIMQPFGDRSGVVIEPMLTDQWFVDTARIVGPALDAVRTGRTEILPEQHKKVYFNWLENIEPWTISRQLWWGHQIPVWYGLDLSPEGQVDDDRDGALDNVEIFALLEEGLVHRGEIHHAAASFPDVAEQFRDAIAGLPQPLEIACIVECTDREAAIDAFTKGLADYNLTQDPTRLVYPVWRDPDVLDTWFSSGLWPLGTLGWPEDTPELRRYFPTDVLVTGFDIIFFWVARMMMMQLEVAGDVPFRTVYVHGLVRDEKGAKMSKSKGNVIDPLSLIDEYGADALRMTLTGMAAMGRDPKLGPKHVEGARNFVTKIWNATRFAEMNGVRGGGTLPQPRHTVNRWIIGEVARIRIATDDALATYRFNDAANGLYAFVWGKVCDWYVEFAKPLFDGDHADETRATMGWVLDQCYLLLHPIMPFVTEELWALTGDRSKMLVHGEWPAYGAELIDADADRQMNWIIALIEAVRSARAQMGVPAGAKLDLIVTEADAPARAALAANAPLIERLARVNAPADGAAGRGMIAVAAQGASFALPIGEVIDVAAETSRLQKSLAKSEKDADGLRKRLGNPKFVENAEAEVIEETRDKLVALDDDLSRLRAALAQLAAM
- a CDS encoding VOC family protein, which translates into the protein MARIHGHPVWFELATAHGQLAAAGEFYASVLGWRVADSGMAGFTYRLASTDGGMVAGLMEMPDDVSGMPPAWTLYFGVDDADRAAADIRAAGGRIFREPADIPGTGRFAVAADPQGAAFGILAPLPMDDGRATQAFDQQKAGHANWTELMSSDPAAGLAFYAGVFGWTAGEAMDMGAMGTYQLFRHDGGDIGGMMGLGNAPRPCWLAYFGVNGVNDAVGRIRHAGGTVQNGPTPVPGGAHIAVATDPQGAWFAVVGPLETTE